A window from Chiroxiphia lanceolata isolate bChiLan1 chromosome 3, bChiLan1.pri, whole genome shotgun sequence encodes these proteins:
- the GPRC6A gene encoding G-protein coupled receptor family C group 6 member A isoform X1 produces MAFVSFLVPCFVIGIDLAFSCQNAVDFVGASSPGDIIIGGLFAVHNEMLHPEDPIKPVIQNCAGFEIQVFLQTLAMIHAIETINNSTLLSGVTLGYEIYDTCAEVTKAMASALRFLSKFNSSEDAVEFKCNYSNYIPRIKAVIGATYSEVSMAVSRLLALQLIPQEVILTFNATTGAIVSPASSAEILSDKIRFPSFFRTIPSDFHQTRAMTHLICESGWNWIGVIATDDDNGRFALESFGVQAMVNNVCIAFKEMLPAYLSDSTFNTKVDHAIEKIVKETRVNVIVVFMRQFHVLKLFKKAVERNVNKIWIASDNWSTAVKISTIPNIRQLGTIVGFGFKSGDMSSFQNFLRNLHEKPTKNNKFLREYIMLLSVCANLEYYDFQTCISNQSQDDLLEDVENKHQIWRDDFLNANIEPGFIQSTILAVYAIAHAIKGQCKNRNCKDPSTFTPWELLEELKKVVIIDDDKEAKFDSNGDMSTSYDVLLWKEIDGHMEITTMAEYDAEKGDFIFEDEEKKKDFLDLKKVQSTCSQHCKPGQMKKVTESPHTCCYECVYCPENHYSNRTDMDYCYRCNNKTYWAPINSTTCYKKTIYFLTWTDWFAVFLLLLSAFGVVLVLSICVIFTKNLNTPVVKASGGLTVCYVILFSHFLIFLSTIFFIDVPTEFKCKTRQALFGISFTLCISCILMKSLKILLAFSFDPKLQNFLKCMYKPIPTVATCTGIQVIICTFWLIFRTPFVTQNFSIPRAIILECNEGSIVAFGIMLGYIAALAFICFIFAFKGRKLPENYNEAKFITFGMLIYFIAWIVFIPVYATTFGKYLPAVEIIVVLISNYGILCCTFLPKCYIIIYKQETNTKSAFLKMVYKYSSKSAGSLNVSQVSLDSKSPSFQAPISDSCKTDKNSVNGNCQFQLPGQPLIKGKVLPKNAARKRVSSI; encoded by the exons ATGGCATTTGTCAGCTTTTTGGTCCCCTGCTTTGTGATAGGCATTGATCTTGCTTTCTCTTGCCAGAATGCTGTCGACTTCGTGGGTGCCAGTTCTCCAGGAGACATCATTATTGGAGGCTTGTTTGCAGTTCATAACGAAATGCTGCATCCAGAAGATCCCATCAAGCCAGTAATTCAGAACTGTGCCGG CTTTGAAATTCAAGTTTTCCTTCAGACACTTGCAATGATACATGCTATTGAAACAATCAACAATTCAACACTGTTATCTGGAGTTACTCTGGGCTACGAGATATATGACACATGTGCAGAAGTTACAAAAGCCATGGCATCTGCTCTGAGGTTTCTGTCAAAATTCAATTCTTCTGAGGATGCTGTAGAGTTCAAGTGTAACTACTCAAACTATATCCCGAGAATTAAGGCAGTCATTGGAGCCACCTACTCGGAGGTGTCGATGGCAGTTTCAAGGCTGTTGGCTTTGCAACTAATCCCACAG GAAGTAATTCTGACCTTCAACGCCACCACAGGAGCTATA GTCAGTCCTGCATCATCAGCTGAAATCCTCAGTGACAAAATCaggtttccttctttcttcaggACTATCCCCAGTGATTTTCATCAGACAAGAGCAATGACCCACTTGATCTGTGAATCTGGGTGGAACTGGATTGGAGTAATAGCCACTGATGATGACAATGGGCGGTTTGCTCTGGAGAGCTTCGGGGTCCAGGCCATGGTGAACAACGTTTGCAtagcttttaaagaaatgctgCCAGCCTATCTCTCTGACAGCACCTTTAACACCAAAGTTGATCATGCAATTGAGAAGATTGTCAAGGAAACAAGAGTAAATGTTATTGTGGTCTTTATGAGACAGTTCCATGTGCTCAAATTATTTAAGAAGGCAGTTGAGAGGAACGTTAATAAAATCTGGATTGCAAGTGATAACTGGTCAACTGCAGTCAAAATCAGTACAATTCCCAATATCAGACAGCTGGGAACCATTGTGGGATTTGGATTTAAAAGTGGAGATATGTCCTCATTCCAAAACTTTCTGAGAAACCTTCATGAAAAGCCCACTAAAAACAACAAGTTTTTACGTGAATATATTATGCTTTTGTCAGTTTGTGCAAACCTGGAATATTATGATTTTCAAACGTGCATTTCAAACCAGTCCCAGGATGATCTACTGGAAGATGTTGAGAATAAACACCAGATCTGGAGAGATGATTTTTTGAATGCTAACATTGAACCAGGATTTATCCAAAGTACTATACTTGCAGTCTATGCCATAGCTCATGCAATTAAAGGACAATGCAAAAACAGAAACTGCAAGGATCCCTCTACCTTCACTCCCTGGGAG CTCCTTGAAGAACTTAAAAAAGTTGTAATCATTGATGATGATAAAGAAGCCAAGTTTGACTCCAATGGAGATATGAGCACCAGTTACGATGTActtctttggaaagaaatcGATGGCCACATGGAAATCACCACTATGGCAGAATATGATGCAGAGAAAGGTGACTTCATCTTTGaggatgaagagaaaaaaaaagattttctagatttaaag AAAGTTCAGTCAACGTGTTCCCAGCACTGCAAGCCAGGCCAGATGAAAAAGGTTACAGAAAGTCCACATACCTGCTGCTATGAGTGTGTTTACTGCCCAGAAAACCATTACAGCAATCGAACAG atATGGATTACTGCTACCGATGTAACAACAAAACCTACTGGGCTCCCATCAACAGTACCACATGCTACAAAAAGACAATCTATTTCCTCACCTGGACTGACTGgtttgctgttttcctcctccttctgtcTGCTTTTGGGGTTGTGTTAGTTTTGTCAATTTGTGTAATATTTACTAAAAACTTGAACACACCAGTTGTAAAGGCATCTGGTGGTCTGACTGTCTGCTATGTTATTCTCTTCAGtcacttcttaatttttttaagcaccATCTTCTTCATAGATGTACCCACAGAATTCAAATGTAAAACTAGGCAAGCACTCTTTGGCATAAGTTTTACACTCTgcatttcatgtattttaatgaaGTCACTAAAAATTTTACTAGCCTTCAGCTTTGATCCCAAGCTTCAGAATTTCCTGAAATGCATGTATAAACCTATTCCCACTGTGGCCACCTGCACTGGAATTCAAGTTATCATTTGTACCTTCTGGCTAATATTTAGGACACCTTTTGTAACCCAAAATTTCTCAATCCCAAGAGCAATAATTCTGGAGTGCAATGAGGGGTCTATTGTAGCTTTTGGGATTATGCTGGGCTACATCGCTGCTCTAGCCTTTATTTGCTTCATATTTGCCTTTAAAGGTAGGAAATTGCCAGAGAACTACAATGAAGCTAAATTCATCACTTTTGGCATGCTAATTTACTTCATAGCATGGATTGTATTTATCCCTGTCTATGCAACTACATTTGGCAAGTACTTGCCAGCAGTGGAAATCATCGTTGTTTTAATATCCAATTACGGAATCCTCTGCTGTACTTTTCTTCCAAAGTGCTATATCATCATTTACAAGCAAGAAACAAACACGAAATCTGCATTTCTCAAAATGGTTTACAAATATTCCTCTAAAAGTGCAGGTAGCCTTAATGTTAGTCAGGTTTCTTTGGACTCAAAGTCTCCCAGCTTCCAAGCTCCTATCTCAGACTCATGTAAAACTGACAAAAACTCTGTGAATGGAAACTGCCAGTTCCAACTCCCAGGGCAGCCACTAATAAAAGGCAAGGTTCTTCCTAAAAATGCTGCCAGGAAAAGAGTCTCCAGCATATGA
- the GPRC6A gene encoding G-protein coupled receptor family C group 6 member A isoform X2 — translation MAFVSFLVPCFVIGIDLAFSCQNAVDFVGASSPGDIIIGGLFAVHNEMLHPEDPIKPVIQNCAGFEIQVFLQTLAMIHAIETINNSTLLSGVTLGYEIYDTCAEVTKAMASALRFLSKFNSSEDAVEFKCNYSNYIPRIKAVIGATYSEVSMAVSRLLALQLIPQVSPASSAEILSDKIRFPSFFRTIPSDFHQTRAMTHLICESGWNWIGVIATDDDNGRFALESFGVQAMVNNVCIAFKEMLPAYLSDSTFNTKVDHAIEKIVKETRVNVIVVFMRQFHVLKLFKKAVERNVNKIWIASDNWSTAVKISTIPNIRQLGTIVGFGFKSGDMSSFQNFLRNLHEKPTKNNKFLREYIMLLSVCANLEYYDFQTCISNQSQDDLLEDVENKHQIWRDDFLNANIEPGFIQSTILAVYAIAHAIKGQCKNRNCKDPSTFTPWELLEELKKVVIIDDDKEAKFDSNGDMSTSYDVLLWKEIDGHMEITTMAEYDAEKGDFIFEDEEKKKDFLDLKKVQSTCSQHCKPGQMKKVTESPHTCCYECVYCPENHYSNRTDMDYCYRCNNKTYWAPINSTTCYKKTIYFLTWTDWFAVFLLLLSAFGVVLVLSICVIFTKNLNTPVVKASGGLTVCYVILFSHFLIFLSTIFFIDVPTEFKCKTRQALFGISFTLCISCILMKSLKILLAFSFDPKLQNFLKCMYKPIPTVATCTGIQVIICTFWLIFRTPFVTQNFSIPRAIILECNEGSIVAFGIMLGYIAALAFICFIFAFKGRKLPENYNEAKFITFGMLIYFIAWIVFIPVYATTFGKYLPAVEIIVVLISNYGILCCTFLPKCYIIIYKQETNTKSAFLKMVYKYSSKSAGSLNVSQVSLDSKSPSFQAPISDSCKTDKNSVNGNCQFQLPGQPLIKGKVLPKNAARKRVSSI, via the exons ATGGCATTTGTCAGCTTTTTGGTCCCCTGCTTTGTGATAGGCATTGATCTTGCTTTCTCTTGCCAGAATGCTGTCGACTTCGTGGGTGCCAGTTCTCCAGGAGACATCATTATTGGAGGCTTGTTTGCAGTTCATAACGAAATGCTGCATCCAGAAGATCCCATCAAGCCAGTAATTCAGAACTGTGCCGG CTTTGAAATTCAAGTTTTCCTTCAGACACTTGCAATGATACATGCTATTGAAACAATCAACAATTCAACACTGTTATCTGGAGTTACTCTGGGCTACGAGATATATGACACATGTGCAGAAGTTACAAAAGCCATGGCATCTGCTCTGAGGTTTCTGTCAAAATTCAATTCTTCTGAGGATGCTGTAGAGTTCAAGTGTAACTACTCAAACTATATCCCGAGAATTAAGGCAGTCATTGGAGCCACCTACTCGGAGGTGTCGATGGCAGTTTCAAGGCTGTTGGCTTTGCAACTAATCCCACAG GTCAGTCCTGCATCATCAGCTGAAATCCTCAGTGACAAAATCaggtttccttctttcttcaggACTATCCCCAGTGATTTTCATCAGACAAGAGCAATGACCCACTTGATCTGTGAATCTGGGTGGAACTGGATTGGAGTAATAGCCACTGATGATGACAATGGGCGGTTTGCTCTGGAGAGCTTCGGGGTCCAGGCCATGGTGAACAACGTTTGCAtagcttttaaagaaatgctgCCAGCCTATCTCTCTGACAGCACCTTTAACACCAAAGTTGATCATGCAATTGAGAAGATTGTCAAGGAAACAAGAGTAAATGTTATTGTGGTCTTTATGAGACAGTTCCATGTGCTCAAATTATTTAAGAAGGCAGTTGAGAGGAACGTTAATAAAATCTGGATTGCAAGTGATAACTGGTCAACTGCAGTCAAAATCAGTACAATTCCCAATATCAGACAGCTGGGAACCATTGTGGGATTTGGATTTAAAAGTGGAGATATGTCCTCATTCCAAAACTTTCTGAGAAACCTTCATGAAAAGCCCACTAAAAACAACAAGTTTTTACGTGAATATATTATGCTTTTGTCAGTTTGTGCAAACCTGGAATATTATGATTTTCAAACGTGCATTTCAAACCAGTCCCAGGATGATCTACTGGAAGATGTTGAGAATAAACACCAGATCTGGAGAGATGATTTTTTGAATGCTAACATTGAACCAGGATTTATCCAAAGTACTATACTTGCAGTCTATGCCATAGCTCATGCAATTAAAGGACAATGCAAAAACAGAAACTGCAAGGATCCCTCTACCTTCACTCCCTGGGAG CTCCTTGAAGAACTTAAAAAAGTTGTAATCATTGATGATGATAAAGAAGCCAAGTTTGACTCCAATGGAGATATGAGCACCAGTTACGATGTActtctttggaaagaaatcGATGGCCACATGGAAATCACCACTATGGCAGAATATGATGCAGAGAAAGGTGACTTCATCTTTGaggatgaagagaaaaaaaaagattttctagatttaaag AAAGTTCAGTCAACGTGTTCCCAGCACTGCAAGCCAGGCCAGATGAAAAAGGTTACAGAAAGTCCACATACCTGCTGCTATGAGTGTGTTTACTGCCCAGAAAACCATTACAGCAATCGAACAG atATGGATTACTGCTACCGATGTAACAACAAAACCTACTGGGCTCCCATCAACAGTACCACATGCTACAAAAAGACAATCTATTTCCTCACCTGGACTGACTGgtttgctgttttcctcctccttctgtcTGCTTTTGGGGTTGTGTTAGTTTTGTCAATTTGTGTAATATTTACTAAAAACTTGAACACACCAGTTGTAAAGGCATCTGGTGGTCTGACTGTCTGCTATGTTATTCTCTTCAGtcacttcttaatttttttaagcaccATCTTCTTCATAGATGTACCCACAGAATTCAAATGTAAAACTAGGCAAGCACTCTTTGGCATAAGTTTTACACTCTgcatttcatgtattttaatgaaGTCACTAAAAATTTTACTAGCCTTCAGCTTTGATCCCAAGCTTCAGAATTTCCTGAAATGCATGTATAAACCTATTCCCACTGTGGCCACCTGCACTGGAATTCAAGTTATCATTTGTACCTTCTGGCTAATATTTAGGACACCTTTTGTAACCCAAAATTTCTCAATCCCAAGAGCAATAATTCTGGAGTGCAATGAGGGGTCTATTGTAGCTTTTGGGATTATGCTGGGCTACATCGCTGCTCTAGCCTTTATTTGCTTCATATTTGCCTTTAAAGGTAGGAAATTGCCAGAGAACTACAATGAAGCTAAATTCATCACTTTTGGCATGCTAATTTACTTCATAGCATGGATTGTATTTATCCCTGTCTATGCAACTACATTTGGCAAGTACTTGCCAGCAGTGGAAATCATCGTTGTTTTAATATCCAATTACGGAATCCTCTGCTGTACTTTTCTTCCAAAGTGCTATATCATCATTTACAAGCAAGAAACAAACACGAAATCTGCATTTCTCAAAATGGTTTACAAATATTCCTCTAAAAGTGCAGGTAGCCTTAATGTTAGTCAGGTTTCTTTGGACTCAAAGTCTCCCAGCTTCCAAGCTCCTATCTCAGACTCATGTAAAACTGACAAAAACTCTGTGAATGGAAACTGCCAGTTCCAACTCCCAGGGCAGCCACTAATAAAAGGCAAGGTTCTTCCTAAAAATGCTGCCAGGAAAAGAGTCTCCAGCATATGA